The genomic DNA GATCGAACGTACTTTTTCTATTATCAAGCCAGATGCCGTTGCTAAAAATGCAATTGGTGCAATTTACGCTCGTTTTGAAGCTGCAAACTTAAAAATTGTTGCTTCTAAAATGATTCATATGTCTAAAGAGCAAGCAGAAGGTTTTTATGCTGAGCATAAAGAGCGTCCTTTCTTTGCTGCGCTTGTTGAGTTCATGACGTCTGGTCCTGTTACTGTTCAGGTTTTAGAAGGCGAAAACGCGATCGTTAAAAACCGTGAAATCATGGGTGCAACTAACCCAGCTGAAGCGGCTGCAGGCACTTTGCGTCATGACTTCGCAGAAAGCATCGATGCTAACGCTGTTCATGGTTCAGATGCTCCGGCTTCTGCAGCGCGTGAAATTGCATATTTCTTCGAAGATAGCGAAATCTTTTCTCGTTAATTTGAAAAAATAGCGACAAAATCGCAGTTGTTTGGCCGACTTTTCGATAGAATAGACGGCCCGTTAAAAGGGAGCCCAGAGTACTGGTCTCCCTTTTAAGTTTTCAGGTATATAAGTCTTACAGTGATAAAAAGGGTAGTTCATGACAGATGCAGTTAAAAAGGTAAATTTGCTTGGTATGGGGTTAGAGTCCATGCAAGCCTTTTTTACGGAAACATTGGGCGAAAAACGTTTTCGTGCTGTCCAAGTCTTGAAATGGATCCATCACCGTGGGGTAGACAATTTCGATGATATGACGGATGTCAGTAAGGCGCTTCGTGATAAGCTCAAAGAAGTCGCTGAAATTGTTCCTCCTGAAGTTACCTTTAAAAAGTACTCTAAAGACGGGACTCGCAAGTGGGTAATGCAAATGCCTGGTGGCAGTGCCGTTGAAACCGTTTATATTCCAGAGGGCGATCGTGGAACCTTATGTGTTTCCTCACAAATTGGTTGTGCGTTAGATTGTTCGTTTTGTTCAACGGGCAAGCAAGGCTTTAACCGTGACCTAAGCTCCGCTGAAATTATTGGTCAATTGTGGGTTGCGGCTCGCTCTTGGGATGAGCCTGGCAAAAAACGTGATCGACACGTTACCAATGTAGTCATGATGGGTATGGGTGAGCCATTACTCAATTATGATAACGTCGTAGAATCCATGAATCTTATGATGGAAGACAACGCCTACGGTTTATCTAAACGTCGGGTTACCCTAAGTACTTCCGGAGTAGTGCCCGCTATATATGAGCTAGCCAAAGTAACTGATGTCTCTCTCGCCTTGTCACTGCATGCCCCTAACGATGCGCTTCGAAACGAGCTGGTCCCAATTAATAAGAAGTATGGTATCAAAGAAACTTTGAATGCAGTGAATACCTACTTTGATCGCCTACCCGATAAACGTGTTTGCACCATTGAATATACGTTAATTGATCAGGTTAATGATCACCCTGAACATGCACAAGAGCTGGCCGAAGTATTAAAAGATACGCCGAATAAAATTAACCTTATTCCGTTTAATCCGTTTCCAAATTCTGGCTACCAGCGCCCTAGCAATAATCGAATTCATCGCTTTAGGGACATATTGCACAAAGCTGGATACAATGTAACGATACGTAAAACCCGTGGCGACGATATTGATGCAGCCTGCGGGCAATTAATTGGTCAAGTAGCCGATAAAACTAAGCGTTCCGAACGGTTCATTGATGCCGTTGAGCTTGGGCACACGGCTGCAACCGTTGCAAATAATCGTACTAATCGGACTGCAAAATGAATCTAACGTCTATCACAAAAATTCTAGTATTAATCACCGTGATTGGTTTGTCGGCTTGTGTCACTACCTCAACCGGACCCTTTGAGGGTAAGAAAGACCTCGCGA from Reinekea marina includes the following:
- the ndk gene encoding nucleoside-diphosphate kinase; translation: MAIERTFSIIKPDAVAKNAIGAIYARFEAANLKIVASKMIHMSKEQAEGFYAEHKERPFFAALVEFMTSGPVTVQVLEGENAIVKNREIMGATNPAEAAAGTLRHDFAESIDANAVHGSDAPASAAREIAYFFEDSEIFSR
- the rlmN gene encoding 23S rRNA (adenine(2503)-C(2))-methyltransferase RlmN, which encodes MTDAVKKVNLLGMGLESMQAFFTETLGEKRFRAVQVLKWIHHRGVDNFDDMTDVSKALRDKLKEVAEIVPPEVTFKKYSKDGTRKWVMQMPGGSAVETVYIPEGDRGTLCVSSQIGCALDCSFCSTGKQGFNRDLSSAEIIGQLWVAARSWDEPGKKRDRHVTNVVMMGMGEPLLNYDNVVESMNLMMEDNAYGLSKRRVTLSTSGVVPAIYELAKVTDVSLALSLHAPNDALRNELVPINKKYGIKETLNAVNTYFDRLPDKRVCTIEYTLIDQVNDHPEHAQELAEVLKDTPNKINLIPFNPFPNSGYQRPSNNRIHRFRDILHKAGYNVTIRKTRGDDIDAACGQLIGQVADKTKRSERFIDAVELGHTAATVANNRTNRTAK